A stretch of Paenibacillus mucilaginosus 3016 DNA encodes these proteins:
- a CDS encoding copper amine oxidase N-terminal domain-containing protein → MKAIWKLGLGSLLLWNAAVPAGAWAADSGKQVHIELTLGQDVLKVNNEAITVEKPYISNGSTLVPLRVITTAFGAVLTWDSETKTVGLKSGQTSLSLQIGSTTATVNGVQETLEAAPELQNGTTMVPLRFISEKFGAKVAYDDATKQITITGSAEASSGGSSIDTDLGKTQIGNSYYGWSMKYPTGLIKDYQSFQEDFVGFEDADGEFRMSVQAETGVTENMSEDALISRLSDETEGKVLKKTFVKQGQMPYALIVTQDDDGVFEHRAYQSGDRLYILIFYVEKEEDYKNPAKYSKYQNLLDSFQVKFNSSDSTVKDLSTVKNGYRTYTDETYGYSLKLPADWEKAENQDDEILFYDPKKSKFITMTISSKADKDSLQPWVDRVAKRFEDMFVADYRKMDAQRSTTVDGNPAVALRSKTTIDKKSWSAVENVFFIKGNYKYQIHFDFEKEADLSEMLIKDTLNSLKVTQPSSSIGDLKDAADADRSQTSLVRNKAYGFHVTVPAHWKQNSSAESNMLQFGTGVGKFSVLAYEDVGVTPQEMITHLKNAIKEEDEVEIKDIESKSETIAGVNAHWNVFEAGMTTSIVCVFEKDGTTYVAHGYQPNALYTETLKKQIKAAILSIQVP, encoded by the coding sequence ATGAAGGCAATATGGAAATTGGGATTAGGTTCGCTGCTGCTGTGGAATGCGGCTGTTCCGGCAGGTGCATGGGCTGCCGATTCCGGCAAGCAGGTACATATCGAGCTTACACTCGGGCAGGATGTCCTTAAAGTGAATAATGAAGCGATCACTGTGGAAAAGCCGTATATTTCGAACGGATCGACATTGGTTCCGCTGCGGGTTATCACAACAGCCTTCGGCGCGGTACTGACTTGGGATTCGGAGACAAAGACGGTAGGACTGAAGAGCGGTCAAACTTCCTTGTCTCTTCAAATCGGCAGTACGACAGCCACAGTAAACGGTGTGCAGGAAACATTGGAGGCCGCGCCGGAGCTTCAAAACGGCACGACGATGGTGCCATTGCGATTCATCTCCGAAAAATTCGGGGCTAAGGTAGCTTATGATGATGCTACTAAGCAGATCACTATTACAGGATCTGCCGAGGCTTCTTCTGGCGGAAGCAGTATCGATACGGATCTCGGCAAGACTCAGATCGGGAACAGCTATTATGGCTGGTCCATGAAATATCCGACCGGCCTGATCAAGGATTACCAGAGCTTCCAGGAGGATTTTGTCGGCTTTGAAGATGCAGACGGCGAATTCCGCATGAGCGTGCAGGCAGAAACGGGCGTCACCGAGAACATGTCCGAGGATGCGCTGATTAGCCGCTTATCCGATGAAACGGAAGGGAAAGTCCTCAAAAAGACCTTTGTAAAACAAGGTCAAATGCCATACGCACTCATCGTAACCCAAGATGATGACGGGGTATTCGAACATAGAGCATACCAGAGCGGGGACCGTCTATACATTCTTATTTTTTATGTGGAGAAAGAGGAAGATTACAAGAACCCTGCCAAATACAGCAAGTATCAGAATTTGCTGGACAGCTTCCAAGTGAAGTTCAACTCGAGTGACAGCACGGTAAAGGACCTGTCTACGGTAAAAAACGGCTATCGGACCTACACAGATGAAACGTACGGCTATTCCTTGAAACTGCCAGCGGACTGGGAGAAGGCCGAAAACCAGGACGATGAAATTCTCTTCTATGACCCGAAGAAGAGCAAGTTCATCACAATGACGATTTCGTCCAAAGCGGACAAGGATTCACTTCAGCCTTGGGTTGACCGGGTGGCGAAGCGATTTGAAGACATGTTTGTTGCCGATTACCGAAAGATGGATGCCCAGCGCAGCACGACGGTGGACGGCAATCCGGCTGTAGCCCTCCGTTCCAAGACTACGATCGACAAAAAGAGCTGGTCGGCCGTGGAGAATGTATTTTTCATCAAAGGCAATTATAAATATCAAATTCATTTTGATTTCGAGAAAGAAGCTGATCTTTCCGAGATGCTGATAAAGGATACGCTGAATTCCCTTAAGGTTACGCAGCCATCCTCGTCCATCGGTGATCTGAAAGATGCGGCGGATGCGGACCGTTCGCAAACGAGCTTGGTCCGAAACAAAGCATATGGTTTTCATGTGACGGTTCCTGCTCACTGGAAACAGAACAGTTCGGCTGAATCGAACATGCTTCAGTTCGGAACAGGAGTAGGCAAGTTCAGCGTGTTGGCATATGAGGATGTCGGTGTTACGCCTCAGGAAATGATCACCCACTTGAAAAATGCCATCAAGGAAGAAGACGAAGTAGAGATCAAGGATATCGAAAGTAAATCCGAAACCATTGCCGGAGTGAACGCTCATTGGAATGTTTTCGAAGCTGGGATGACAACTTCGATTGTATGTGTCTTTGAGAAAGACGGAACGACCTATGTGGCTCATGGCTACCAGCCAAATGCGCTGTACACCGAAACTCTTAAAAAACAGATTAAAGCTGCGATTCTGTCCATTCAGGTTCCATAA
- a CDS encoding S1C family serine protease — protein MKLKRNRIIGCAAMLSLVLGAGGAVAQGGQAQPVTWAAAQMNGELYVKASDVVRTLGGDGTFLADANRFSYIAPSAVPDAVKKVSPATVGIIGKPIGNSSSSDNRYNLAHGTGVIVQSNGLIITNAHVVKEMSQLIVVTADGKQYKGTTTHIDEESDLALVKIEAEGLPTAEFAKSSELVVGETVVAIGTPISFALRNSVSVGVVSGMDRSLHSTYRLIQTDAAINPGNSGGALVNLKGEIIGINSLKLSAAGVDGLGFAIPSDTVQYVLKHFLTYGYVKHPGLGLDVEESWAAIVGLPTDEPLRVSRIHPGTSAASAGIKEGDVLYSIGDKNLKSIVDLNEYLKQYLPGDKITLTLQSGGDLVQKEITLVEIKTN, from the coding sequence TTGAAGCTTAAGCGCAATAGGATTATTGGCTGTGCGGCGATGCTATCACTGGTTCTTGGAGCGGGCGGTGCCGTAGCGCAGGGCGGACAAGCTCAGCCCGTGACATGGGCGGCAGCCCAGATGAATGGGGAGCTGTATGTTAAAGCATCCGATGTGGTACGAACACTGGGAGGGGACGGAACTTTCCTGGCGGATGCCAATCGTTTCAGCTATATTGCCCCATCTGCTGTCCCGGATGCGGTGAAGAAGGTGTCTCCTGCAACTGTCGGGATTATCGGCAAACCGATCGGGAACAGTTCATCGTCGGACAATCGCTATAACTTGGCTCATGGCACAGGGGTGATCGTGCAGTCGAATGGACTTATTATTACGAATGCCCACGTAGTCAAAGAGATGAGCCAGCTGATCGTAGTCACCGCGGACGGCAAGCAGTATAAGGGAACGACGACACATATCGATGAAGAGAGCGATCTCGCCCTTGTTAAGATTGAAGCTGAAGGTCTTCCGACAGCCGAATTTGCGAAGAGCAGCGAACTGGTTGTGGGAGAGACGGTTGTTGCCATTGGTACCCCGATCTCCTTTGCTCTGCGTAACTCCGTATCCGTCGGTGTCGTCAGCGGTATGGACCGTTCACTTCACAGTACGTACCGCCTGATTCAGACGGACGCGGCGATTAACCCGGGGAACAGTGGAGGAGCCTTGGTGAACCTCAAAGGGGAAATCATCGGTATCAACTCCCTTAAGCTTTCGGCTGCGGGTGTCGACGGACTCGGTTTTGCCATCCCTTCGGACACGGTGCAGTACGTATTGAAGCACTTTTTAACCTACGGCTATGTAAAGCATCCGGGGCTTGGTCTGGATGTGGAAGAAAGCTGGGCCGCCATTGTCGGGCTTCCAACCGACGAGCCGCTTCGAGTCTCCCGGATCCATCCAGGAACTTCCGCAGCGTCGGCCGGGATTAAGGAAGGGGATGTGCTCTACTCCATCGGAGACAAGAATCTGAAGAGTATCGTGGATCTTAATGAGTACCTGAAGCAGTACCTGCCTGGGGACAAAATTACGCTGACCCTTCAGTCCGGCGGCGATTTGGTGCAGAAAGAAATCACTTTGGTTGAAATCAAGACGAACTAA